The stretch of DNA GCGATCGTCGCGGCGGCGGTCACCGGGGTGGCGGGGACGATCCTGCTGGCCTGGGCCTATCGCCGCGCCACCGCCAGCTATCTGAGCGCCAGCGAATATGCGGGTTTCCTGTGGGCCGCGGCGTTCGGGTTTCTCCTGTTCGGCGAAGTGCCGCTGCCGTGGACCGTCGCGGGCGGCGCGGCCATCATCGCGGGCGTGTGGATCGCCTCGCGTCCGGCCGCTCCGGGCCACGAGATGATCGAGGCCTAGTTCGCGGGCTCGACGTAGGGCGCGAACGGCGCGAGGTCGCTGGTCGACCGGGCGAAGGTCGGGCGGGGGAAATCGCCCCGCGCCTGCTCGTAGGCGTGGCCGAGCGCGAGGATCGCCGGATCGTCCCACTTGGTGCCGACGAAGCTCAACCCCACCGGCAGTCCTTTCGACAGCCCCATCGGTACGGTGAGGTGCGGATAGCCCGCCCACGCCGCCAGATAGCCTGCCCCGCCACCGTTCCAGCTGTCGCCATGCACATGGTCGATCAGCATCGCAGGCGCGGTTGTCGGGAAGATGAGCGCATCCAGATCGTTTTCCGACAGCAACCGGTCGATGCCGTTCCGGCCCGACCATTCGAGGTTCTGCTTCACCTTGTCGCGATAATCGTCGTCGATCCGCGTCTCCTCCGCTTTCTCGAAGATCGACTGATCGAAGATGGCGAGCTCGCGCGCGTTCGACGCGTTGAAGACGATGAGGTCGGCGAGCGTGCGCGTGGGGACCTGCGCGGGGTCGGTGGTCGCGAGGTATCGGTTCACCCCGTCGCGAAACTCGGTGAGCAGGATGTCGTAGGACAACTGCCCGTCGAGGCGGTCGGCCCCGATTTCCTCGATTTCGACTAGGATGGCGCCCTGCGCCTCGAGCAGCGCCCTGGCGCGCGCGAACGCCGCGTCGGTCTCGAACCCGGTCGCGAACTGAAGGACGCCCAGTCGCTTGCCTCGGAGGGTGGCGCCGGAAAGGGCGGGGACGAAGCGGCCCTTGTAGCGGTCGGCATCGGCAGTGGCGGGATCGGCGGGGTCGCTGCCCGCCATTGCGTCCATCATCTGCGCCGCTTGCGCCACGGTGCGCGTCATCGGGCCCGCGGTGTCCTGCGTGACGCTGATGGGAACGATATGGGTGCGGCTGACCATGCCGACCGAGGGCTTGAATCCGACGACGCCGTTCATTGCCGCGGGGCAGGTGATCGACCCGTTGGTTTCGGTGCCGACGGCATAGTCGGTATATCCTGCGGCGACCGCCGCGCCGGACCCTGCCGATGAACCGCACGGGGAACGGTCCATCGCCCACGGATTGACCGTCTGCCCACCCACGGCGCTCCAGCCCGAATTGCTATTCTCGCTGCGGAAATTCGCCCATTCGGACAGGTTGGTCTTGCCGAGGATGACCGCTCCGGCAGCGCGGAGGCCCGCGACCAGCGGCGCGTCGCGCCCGGTGACGTTGTCGGCGAGCGCGAGGCTGCCTGCGGTGGTCGCCAGCGGGCCGGCGGTCTCGATATTGTCCTTGAGGAGGACAGGCATGCCGTGAAGCGGAGAGCTCGTCGGGCCTTCCTCGAGACGGCGCGCCTGTTCCATTGCCGTCGGGTCGAGCGCGATGACCGCGCGGATCTCGTCGTCGCGCGCTTCGATCCGTTCGATCGCGGCGGCAGTCGTTTGTGCGGCTCCGGTAGGCGCGGACAGGGGAGCGAGCGGTGCGGGCCGTTCGTCCGACGTGCAGGCCGTTAGTAGAAAAGCGCCTGCAATCCAGACCTTGGAACGATGGTGCACTGCAACCTCCCTCGCGACATCACGTTACAAGGGGACGATTGCAGGCGCGCTCCCGGAAGGCCAGTCGGGAAATGCGCTGCCCGCTGTAGGAACCAGGAATTTCATGCACATCACCGGAACCGCCCTTGGCGCCATCGCTGCGATGCTCGCGCAGGAAGCACCCCAGGACCCCACGCCCATTCCCGCGCCGCAGGATGCGCCGGCAGAGGCGCAGGATGTCGACGATGCGGTCGACGAGGAGACCGTTCAACCCGATCCGGTGCCGGTGGTCGATGAGCCAATCGCCGACGACGACGGAATCGTGATCACCGCCGGGCGGCCGCGCGGATCGGTGGTCGGCGATGCCGAGCCGATCGTGACGCTCGATGCGCGCGACATCGCTGCGACCGGCGCGCGCAGCGTCGAGGAACTGCTGGAGGCTCTCCAGCCGGAAATCGGCTCCAACCGCGGGCGCGGCGGCGGACGGCCCGTCCTGCTGATCGACGGGCGGCGGATTTCGGGATTCCGCGAGCTGCGCGGGCTTCCGCCCGAGGCGATCGAGCGGATGGACATCCTCGCCGAGGAAGTCGCGTTGACCTATGGCTACAGCGCCGACCAGCGGGTGGTGAATTTCGTGCTGCGCGAGAATTTCTTCTCGACGACGCTGGAAACCGAAATGCGGGCCCCGACCGATGGCGGGCGCGCGGGCTTCGAGTTCGAGGCCGATCGCCTGATGCTGTCGCCCGGCAAGCGGACGACCTTCGAGTTCGAATATGAAACCCAGGGCAAGCTCACCGAGAACGAGCGCGATATCGCCCTCGAACCTATCGAGACGCTGGAAGGCGCGATCGACCCCCGCCCCTTCCGCACGCTGGAAGGCAGTAGCGAGGATTTGTCGCTGTCGACGGTCATCAAGCGGCCGCTCGGGGAGATCGACCTGACGGTCAACGGCGAGCTGTCCGAAGGTATCGGTCAGAGTCTCCTGGGACCGGACGTCGCGCGGCTCAACGTGCCGGCAGATAGCCCGTTCGCGATCGATGGTGTCGATACCGAAGTGTTGCGCGCCACGAACTTTGGCGCCTTGGCGCGCGACCGGCGTTCGCGCACGGGAGCGTTGGCCTTCATCCTGAATTCGCCTCCGGGCGACTGGCTCTGGTCGTCGAACGGCACGCTCGACGTCACGGAAACGCGCACCCGCACCGATCGCGGGGTGAACGTCGAGGCGATCCAGGCGGATCTCGACGCGCTCGATCCGCGCGTGAGTCCGTTCAACAATCTTGCGTTCGGTGCGCCGGTGCGCAACGAGGCGCTGTCGACCAGTGTGCAGGCGGTCCTCGACGGGCAATTGTCGGGCGTCATCGCCGACCTGCCGGCGGGCGAATTGCGGCCGACCTTCCGCGCCGGCGTGAACTATCTGTCGATCGACAGCAGCGACACGATTTCGGGGATCGAGGAGGATGTCTCCCTCGACCGCACGCGGCTGTTCGCTTCGGCCAACCTCGATGCGCCGCTTCTCGAGGACAGTCCGGTCGGCGAGATCGGGATCGGGTTCAACGGACTCGTCGAGGAACTGTCGGACTTCGGCACGCTGACCGCGCTCGGCGGCGGCGTGAACTGGCGCCCGACGGACCGGCTGCGGCTGCGCGTCAATTATCAGCGCGAGGAGGGCGCACCCTCGCTTTCCCAGCTCGGCGATCCCGTAACCATCGAGCCGCTGGCACGGGTGTTCGATTTCACCACTGGGGAAACGGTGTTCATTCCGGTGATTACCGGCGGCAACCCCGACCTCGTCGCCGATACGCGCGAGGTGTGGAGCCTCGGCGCGAACTGGGAAGTGCCGATCGACAACGACGACATCGACATCGATCTTCGTGCCGATTTCGTCTCGACCCGGATCGACAATCCGCAGGGCGGTTTTCCCTCCGTGTCTCCCGAGATCGAGGCGGCGTTCCCTGGCCGGTTCGTGCGCGATGCGATGGGCGATCTCGTCAGTGTCGACTTCACGCCCGTGAATTACGCCCAATCGCGGCGCGACAGCCTCCGCTACGGCTTCTCGCTGCGCCACACGCTCGAAGCCGATCCGCCGAGCCCCGAGACGATCCAGCGCTTCCGGGAGCGCTTCGCGCGTCTCGGATTGGAAGGACAGCGCGGGCAGCGTCAGCAGGCCGCCAACGCGCAGTCCGAAGGTCGGCAGGGACCACCGACGCCCGAAGGCCGCCAGCGGCCGTCGAGTGAACAGCAAAACCAGAGCGAGACCCGGCAACAGGGCGAGAACCAGCAGGGTCAGGCCCAGGAAGGCCAGACCCAGGAAGGTCAGCAGTCCCAGCAGGGACAGCAGCAGGCACGCGGACGTCGCGGCGGCGGCGGTCCGGGCGGATTCGGCGGCGGACGCGGCAATCGCGGCGGCCGGTTGTGGGCCAGCGTCACGCACGAGATCAATTTCACCGACGAACTGCTGATTGCCGAAGACGGGCCGCTGCTCGATTATCTCGACGGCGACGCGCTCGGCGGGACGGGCGGACGGTCGCGTCACACGCTGGAGGGGCGGTTCGGCCTGTTCAACAACGGCTGGGGCGCGCGGGTCGATGTCGACTGGTATTCGACCACGCGGGTGGACAGCGGGATCGGACAGCTACGCTTTGCCGATTACGGCACCTTCGACATCAACCTCTACGCCAATCTTGGCGAGAATCTCGATCTCCTGTCGCGCGAACCATGGCTTCGGGGCACCTCGATCCAGCTGGGCATCGACAATGTGCTCAACGATCGGCCCAAGGTGACCGACGAGTTCGGCAACGTGCCGCCAAGGTATCAGGCCGATCTTCTGCGTCCCGAGGGGCGGGTGATCAGCCTGGAAATCCGCAAGCTGTTCGTGCCGACGCGGTTCATCCGCGAGCAGTTTCAGCGGATGCGTGGCGGAAGCTAGGCCTTCCCCACGCGATCAACCGCGTCGCGCACGACCTTCAACGCATCATCGCGGTCGCCCCAGCGACCGATGCGCACCCATTTCTCCTTCTCCAGATCCTTGTAGTGGGTGAAGAAGTGTTCGATCTGCTGGGTCACGATATGGGGCAGGTCGGTGTGGTTCTCGACACTCTCGTAATAAGGTGAAACGCGGGTCACGGGCACCGCCAGCAGTTTCTCGTCGCCTCCCGCTTCGTCTTCGAGATGAAGGACGCCGACGGGCCGCGCGGCGATCACCGTGCCCGGAAGCAGCGACCAGCGGGTCATCACCAGACAGTCGAGCGGATCGCCGTCGTCGCACAACGTCTGGGGAATGAAGCCGTAGTTGGTCGGATAGCGCATCGGCGTGTGCAGGATGCGATCGACCACCATGGCACCCGATTTCTTGTCGAACTCGTACTTGACCGGCTCGCCGCCGATCGGGACTTCGATGAAGACGTTGAGTTCGTGCGGCGGATCGTCGCCAACGGGAATGAGGTCGATGTTCATGCCGGGCCTGTAGCGCTGCGGGGGCGGAGGGCCAAGGCGAAAAGGGTGGATTGCGTTGGCCCGAGCGACTAACCGCTCGCTGCATGAATAAATTCAGGCCGATCAAGGGCACGCAGAGCCTCTATGGCGAGGAAGCGGAGCGGTTCCAGCACGTGGTGGAGACGTTCGACCGGGTGCGGCGGCTTTACAATTTCGCGCGTGTCGAAGTGCCGGTGTTCGAGGTGACCGGTGTATTCGCCCGCACGATGGGCGAAACGAGCGACGTCGTGTCCAAGGAGATGTGGTCGTTCGAATCGCGCTCCGAGGGATCGGTGACCTTGCGGCCCGAGTTCACCGCGGGGATTGCGCGCGCCTACCTGTCCGAGGGCTGGCAGCAGCACGCCCCGATGAAGGTTGCGACGCACGGGGCGGCGTTCCGGTACGAACGACCGCAGAAGGGTCGTTATCGCCAGTTTCACCAGCTCGACGCCGAGGTGATCGGAAGCGCCGAACCGCTGGCCGACGTCGAATTGCTGACGATGGGTGCACAACTGCTCGAAGAATTGGGGATCGGCGCGGTTCGGCTGAAGCTCAACACGCTGGGCGATGCGGAAAGTCGTGACCGGTGGCGCGCCGCGCTGGTCGAGCATTTTGCGAGCCACCGCGACGAGCTGAGCGAGGATTCGCAGGACCGGCTGGAGCGCAATCCGCTGCGCATTCTCGACAGCAAGGACCCCCGCGATCGACCGTTTGCCGAGAGCGCGCCGCAGATGGACTTGAGCGCCGAAGCGGAGGATTTCTTCGGAAAGGTGCGTGCGGGGCTCGATGCGGCGGGCGTCGCCTACGAACTCGATCCGCACCTGGTGCGCGGGCTCGATTACTATCGCCATACCGCGTTCGAATTCGTCACCGACCAGTTGGGCGCGCAGGGCACCGTTCTGGCGGGGGGGCGTTACGACGGGCTGATCGAACAGCTGGGCGGATCGCATACGCCGGCCGTCGGCTGGGCCGCGGGGATCGAGCGGCTGGCGATGCTGCTCGATGGCGGCGAGGTCGTGCGCAAGGTCGATGCGGCGGTGCTTCCGATGGGCGACAAGGCCCAGGGGCTCGGCATCGCGGTCGTGACGGCGCTGCGCAAGGCCGGGCTGGCGGGTGAACTGTTCGCCAGCGGCAAGATGGGCAAGCGGATGAGCCGCGCCGACGAGGCGGGCGCGCTGGCGGCGATCATCATCGGCGACGACGAGATCGAAGCGGGCGAATTGCAGGTGAAGGTGCTGAGCACCGGCGAGCAGAAGGCGCTGGCGCCCGCGGCAGCGGTCGAGGCGATCACCGAACTGGCGGTCGAGCGGCAGATGCGTGCTGTGCTCGGCACCGACGAGGAGGAATAAGTATGGCGACCATTTCTCCCGACCGGGTCGACGCGATCCTTGCCAAGAAGGAGGATCTGCAACGACGCATGAGTGCGGCGGACCTCGACCCGCAGGACATCGTGCGGCTGGGCAAGGAATATGCCGAGGTCGAGGCGGTCGCCGAGATCGCGTCCGAACTGCGGCGCCTGCGCACCGAGAAGGCCGATCTCGCCGAAATGCTCGACGATCCCGAGATGCGCGAGATGGCGGAGGACGAGGCGCAGGCCATCAACAAGGCGATCCCCAAGGTCGAGCGCCAGTTGGCGTTGGCGTTGTTGCCCAAGGACAAGGCCGACGAAAAGCCAGCGATGCTCGAAGTCCGTGCGGGGACCGGCGGCGACGAGGCGGCGCTGTTCGCGGGCGATCTGCTGCGCATGTATCAACGGTTCGCCGAAGAGCAGGGCTGGAAGGTCGAGTTGATCAGCGCGAGCGTGAGCGATGTCGGCGGCTACAAGGAAGCGGTCGCATCCGTGAAGGGCAATGGCGTGTTCGCCAAGCTGAAGTTCGAAAGCGGCGTGCACCGCGTGCAGCGCGTCCCCGCGACCGAAAGCGGCGGACGTATTCACACATCGGCTGCAACCGTGGCGGTGCTGCCCGAGGCCGAGGAGGTCGACGTGCAGATCGACGACAAGGACCTGCGCATCGACGTGTTCCGTGCGTCAGGCCCCGGTGGCCAGTCGGTCAACACGACCGACAGCGCGGTCCGGATCACCCACATTCCCACCGGCCTCGTCGTCAGCCAGCAGGACGAGAAGTCGCAGCACAAGAACAAGGCCAAGGCCATGAAGGTCCTGCGCACGCGGCTGTACGAACATGAGCGCGCGATAGCCGATGCGGAGCGTTCGGGTGCGCGCAAGTCGATGGTCGGATCGGGCGACCGGTCGGAGCGTATCCGGACCTACAATTTCCCGCAGGGACGGGTGACCGATCACCGGATCAACCTCACGCTTCACAAGCTCGATGCGGTATTGGAAGGGGTGGCGCTGTCCGAACTGATCGAGGCGCTGATCGCCGAGGACGAGGCCGAACGGCTGGCGAGCCTCGACGCGCCGGAGTGAGCGATACCGCACGGCGGCTGACCGCCGCGGCGGCGCGCTTGGCGAACGTGAGCGACACGCCGCGGCTGGATGCGGAATTGCTGGCCGCATATGCTGGGGGATTGGAGCGCGACGCGCTGCTTCTCGACCCGGAGCGATCGCTGCCTGCATCCTTCGAAGCTTTCGTCGAACGGCGCGCAGCGGGAGAGCCGATAGCCTATATCGTCGGACGCCGCGCCTTCTGGACGATCGAGCTCATGGTCGGACCGGGAGCATTGATCCCCCGTGCGGACAGCGAGACCCTGCTCGACGAGGCGGTGGCCCATTTTGCGGGGACACCGGGGCCGGCGCGCGTTCTGGACCTCGGCACGGGGCCGGGAACGCTGTTGCTGGCAGCCCTCGACGAGTGGCCCGATGCGAGCGGCCTCGGCATCGATCTATCCTCCAGGGCGCTCGCCTTTGCACGGCGGAATGCGGATGACTTGCGCATGACGGAGCGGGCGAACTTCCAAGAGAAGGATTTCGCGGCGGTGGGCGGAGAGCGGTTCGATCTCGTTCTGGCGAACCCCCCCTACATCGCCGAGGGTGACCCCGAACTGGCGGCGGACGTGGCCGCACATGAACCGCGCGAGGCGTTGATGGCGGGATCGGACGGTCTCGACGCGTACCGGGTCATCGTGCCGCGCCTGCGACGCATGATGACGCCAGAAGGGATTGCGCTACTCGAGATCGGGCACCGTCAGGCCGCGGTCGTCAGCGCCATGGTCGAGGCGGAAGGCCTGCGCGCCCGGGTCGCCCGCGATCTCGCGGGACGGGACCGTGTCGTGGCTGCAACGATCGGCGACGCGTAAAAGGGTTGGAATCGTAGGACTTCGTTGCTACATCATTCGGTGAAACGGGGCCATCCATCGATCTCGATCGTCCGGAACGCCCCCGCTCATCCATCCCGCCGCATGTCTGCCTTTCCACCGACCCCAGGTCGCGGTAGGCGCGGAAACGGCAGCGGGAACAGCTCTCACCGGGCCGCGGGCCCCCTTGCCCGACCCGGTCTTCCGGCGCTGCTCCATTGTGGGGGCGCCCAACGACAAGGGTAATATACGTTGATCAGTAATCGACAGAACCGCCGCCGCGGACGCGGTGGCCAGCGAGGCGGCCCCAATCCCTCGGGCAATCGCAATCGCGGTAACGCATCGCAGCTTCTCGAAAAGTACAAGGGCCTTGCGCGCGACGCGCAGATGCAGGGCGACCGCGTGCAAGCTGAATATTATCTCCAGTTCGCGGACCATTATCACCGCGTGCTCGAGGAAATGAACTCGTCCAAGGACGATCGTCAGCAGCAGAACCAGCAGCCTCAGAAGTCCAAGTCGTCCAAGCGCGATCGTGACGACGACGAGGATGACGATCAGCAGCAGCAGCAGCAGCAGCAGGACAAGCCCAAGCGGACGCGCAAGCCGAAGAGCGACGATAGCGGACCCAAATCCGAGGACAGTCCTCCCAAGAAACGTGGACGTCCCAAGAAGTCGGATGATGGCATCGCGGCTGACGCGCTGCCGCCCGCGATCAGCACCAACGAGGCCGACGCCGCCTAGATCCGGCCGTCGGCCAACAGGCAGGCGACGAGGAATGCGGCAGCGGCGAGCGCACTGCCGAGCGGATGCTCGTGGGTTCGTTCATGCACGCTGCCGCGTATCAGTGCGAGGGCGAGCAACGCGGCGCTGCCGATCAACAGGACGAGTGGGAGCATCGCCCAGCCCGTCCATAGGCCGATGGCCCCGAACAGTTTGGGGTCGCCTGCCCCCATTCCGTCGTGGCCGCGCAATCGTTGATAACCCCGCCGCAGCCCTTCGAGCAGCAGAAAAGCCGCGGCTCCGCCGATCAGTCTATCGGTCAGCGTGATTGCGGTGACCCATTGGGCTGCCGCCAGACCAATCCCCGCGAGCAGCAGCACGAGCGGATCGGGAAGCCAGAGGTGGCGCGCGTCGAGCCAGCCGAGCGCCAGCAGCAGCCACCCCATCGCCGCGAGCGCGAGGCCGGCCGCTTCGGGCAGAATGGCAAAGGCAGTAGCGCCGATCGCCGCGGCGCCGATTTCGATCCCGACGTGCGACCGCGCGATCGGCGCGTGGCAGGCTCGGCATCTCCCCCGCAGGACGACATAGCTGACGATCGGAACCAGTTCGATCGGCGAAAGCGTGCGCGCGCACCCATCGCAGGCGGAGCGCCCTGTCAGCGCGCCTTTCCCCTCGGGCCAACGCACGACCAGCGTTGCGAGAAAGCTGCCGACGATGGCGCCCAGCAAAATGCCTGACACGATCCAGCTGGCCGGCGACACGGCCTCCACGTCCTATTGCAGTCGGCCGCGGCTCGACAGGGTCCAGCTGCCGCCGTCTAGTGTAAAGCCCGACGCACGCAGCGCCTCGCCGATCAAGGGCGAAGCGCCCTCAACGCTCAACATCGCTTCGGTCTCGCCCAGCGCGTCGATGTAGAGCGCGACGCTGGCCCCTCCACGGGGTCCCTGCAAGGTAGCGACGACCCGCCCGTCGTCGGCGCAGGCGACCGGGCCCGAAATCTCGCCCGCGAAATAGCGGACGGCGGCGGCGGGTATGGCCGTTACGGTTCCGGTGGCGGACTTGCAGGCGGTTCCGTCGAACAGCGCGTCGACCCCGTCGAAGAGCAGCGCGTCGATCGGCAAGGGCGCGACAAGGCCCGAGACATTGACGCGACCGTTGAGCGACGCGACGCCCTCGCTCGGCCCCGACAGGAAGAAACGGCCGGTCAGCGGGCCGTCGGGATCCTCGAGCCGCTCTACCGCCACTTCGGTACGCCCGATCAAAAGGGGCAGCGGGGCGAGATTGACGTCGAAGGTGCCGAGCCGCTCGCGGCCCAGCATCGCGTTGCCGATCCGCCCCGACCAAACGGTGCCGCCCACCTGTCGCGCCGACAAAAGGCCATCGCGGCCGAGTGCCATGTCCATCGCCACGCGCAGCGGGAAAAAGGCGAGCAGCGCCAGCAGGAAGGCGACCAGCGTCCAGACGATCCAGCGGCGGCGTCCCCGAATGGTCATGATGCGGCCTTTGCAAGGGTGAGGTCCAGCGCCACTCCGCCTTCGCCATTGTCGGTCATCGACATCGCCTCGACCACGACGCCCGCGGCGCGCAACTGCTCGAGCCAGGCGAGCGCGGCGGCCGAGCGCGCCTGCGCGATCGAGACGTTCGTACGATCGGGGCCGGAAGCGCTGTTGCTGGTAAGCGCGAAGCCCGCCTGGTCGGCCGAGGTCGCGACGAACTGGTCCAGCGATGCATCGATGCGCATGGGTGCGGTCGCCGTCGTCGAGGGATCGCCGCCCATCGCTTCCGCGAGCGCCTTGACCCGGCCGTAGCGATCGCTCGACGCCACATAGGTTTCGCGCGCCTCGTCATGCCAGCTGACCGCGGGCGCGATGATCAGGAACCAGGCAATGACCGGCACCGCGACGAGCGCGAGGATGCCGAACAGGATCTGTTCGCGGCGACTGCGTCCCCGCCACCAGTCCCGGATCGCGTTCATGCCGTTCCTCCACGGACGGTAAGGTCGATCATGGCGCGCCCCTGTCCGT from Sphingomicrobium sp. XHP0239 encodes:
- a CDS encoding amidase gives rise to the protein MHHRSKVWIAGAFLLTACTSDERPAPLAPLSAPTGAAQTTAAAIERIEARDDEIRAVIALDPTAMEQARRLEEGPTSSPLHGMPVLLKDNIETAGPLATTAGSLALADNVTGRDAPLVAGLRAAGAVILGKTNLSEWANFRSENSNSGWSAVGGQTVNPWAMDRSPCGSSAGSGAAVAAGYTDYAVGTETNGSITCPAAMNGVVGFKPSVGMVSRTHIVPISVTQDTAGPMTRTVAQAAQMMDAMAGSDPADPATADADRYKGRFVPALSGATLRGKRLGVLQFATGFETDAAFARARALLEAQGAILVEIEEIGADRLDGQLSYDILLTEFRDGVNRYLATTDPAQVPTRTLADLIVFNASNARELAIFDQSIFEKAEETRIDDDYRDKVKQNLEWSGRNGIDRLLSENDLDALIFPTTAPAMLIDHVHGDSWNGGGAGYLAAWAGYPHLTVPMGLSKGLPVGLSFVGTKWDDPAILALGHAYEQARGDFPRPTFARSTSDLAPFAPYVEPAN
- the ppa gene encoding inorganic diphosphatase, with protein sequence MNIDLIPVGDDPPHELNVFIEVPIGGEPVKYEFDKKSGAMVVDRILHTPMRYPTNYGFIPQTLCDDGDPLDCLVMTRWSLLPGTVIAARPVGVLHLEDEAGGDEKLLAVPVTRVSPYYESVENHTDLPHIVTQQIEHFFTHYKDLEKEKWVRIGRWGDRDDALKVVRDAVDRVGKA
- the hisS gene encoding histidine--tRNA ligase gives rise to the protein MNKFRPIKGTQSLYGEEAERFQHVVETFDRVRRLYNFARVEVPVFEVTGVFARTMGETSDVVSKEMWSFESRSEGSVTLRPEFTAGIARAYLSEGWQQHAPMKVATHGAAFRYERPQKGRYRQFHQLDAEVIGSAEPLADVELLTMGAQLLEELGIGAVRLKLNTLGDAESRDRWRAALVEHFASHRDELSEDSQDRLERNPLRILDSKDPRDRPFAESAPQMDLSAEAEDFFGKVRAGLDAAGVAYELDPHLVRGLDYYRHTAFEFVTDQLGAQGTVLAGGRYDGLIEQLGGSHTPAVGWAAGIERLAMLLDGGEVVRKVDAAVLPMGDKAQGLGIAVVTALRKAGLAGELFASGKMGKRMSRADEAGALAAIIIGDDEIEAGELQVKVLSTGEQKALAPAAAVEAITELAVERQMRAVLGTDEEE
- the prfA gene encoding peptide chain release factor 1; the encoded protein is MATISPDRVDAILAKKEDLQRRMSAADLDPQDIVRLGKEYAEVEAVAEIASELRRLRTEKADLAEMLDDPEMREMAEDEAQAINKAIPKVERQLALALLPKDKADEKPAMLEVRAGTGGDEAALFAGDLLRMYQRFAEEQGWKVELISASVSDVGGYKEAVASVKGNGVFAKLKFESGVHRVQRVPATESGGRIHTSAATVAVLPEAEEVDVQIDDKDLRIDVFRASGPGGQSVNTTDSAVRITHIPTGLVVSQQDEKSQHKNKAKAMKVLRTRLYEHERAIADAERSGARKSMVGSGDRSERIRTYNFPQGRVTDHRINLTLHKLDAVLEGVALSELIEALIAEDEAERLASLDAPE
- the prmC gene encoding peptide chain release factor N(5)-glutamine methyltransferase produces the protein MSDTARRLTAAAARLANVSDTPRLDAELLAAYAGGLERDALLLDPERSLPASFEAFVERRAAGEPIAYIVGRRAFWTIELMVGPGALIPRADSETLLDEAVAHFAGTPGPARVLDLGTGPGTLLLAALDEWPDASGLGIDLSSRALAFARRNADDLRMTERANFQEKDFAAVGGERFDLVLANPPYIAEGDPELAADVAAHEPREALMAGSDGLDAYRVIVPRLRRMMTPEGIALLEIGHRQAAVVSAMVEAEGLRARVARDLAGRDRVVAATIGDA
- a CDS encoding DUF4167 domain-containing protein, with the translated sequence MISNRQNRRRGRGGQRGGPNPSGNRNRGNASQLLEKYKGLARDAQMQGDRVQAEYYLQFADHYHRVLEEMNSSKDDRQQQNQQPQKSKSSKRDRDDDEDDDQQQQQQQQDKPKRTRKPKSDDSGPKSEDSPPKKRGRPKKSDDGIAADALPPAISTNEADAA
- a CDS encoding prepilin peptidase, producing the protein MEAVSPASWIVSGILLGAIVGSFLATLVVRWPEGKGALTGRSACDGCARTLSPIELVPIVSYVVLRGRCRACHAPIARSHVGIEIGAAAIGATAFAILPEAAGLALAAMGWLLLALGWLDARHLWLPDPLVLLLAGIGLAAAQWVTAITLTDRLIGGAAAFLLLEGLRRGYQRLRGHDGMGAGDPKLFGAIGLWTGWAMLPLVLLIGSAALLALALIRGSVHERTHEHPLGSALAAAAFLVACLLADGRI
- the gspN gene encoding type II secretion system protein N; translation: MTIRGRRRWIVWTLVAFLLALLAFFPLRVAMDMALGRDGLLSARQVGGTVWSGRIGNAMLGRERLGTFDVNLAPLPLLIGRTEVAVERLEDPDGPLTGRFFLSGPSEGVASLNGRVNVSGLVAPLPIDALLFDGVDALFDGTACKSATGTVTAIPAAAVRYFAGEISGPVACADDGRVVATLQGPRGGASVALYIDALGETEAMLSVEGASPLIGEALRASGFTLDGGSWTLSSRGRLQ
- the gspM gene encoding type II secretion system protein GspM; translated protein: MNAIRDWWRGRSRREQILFGILALVAVPVIAWFLIIAPAVSWHDEARETYVASSDRYGRVKALAEAMGGDPSTTATAPMRIDASLDQFVATSADQAGFALTSNSASGPDRTNVSIAQARSAAALAWLEQLRAAGVVVEAMSMTDNGEGGVALDLTLAKAAS